Proteins found in one Mesorhizobium sp. CAU 1732 genomic segment:
- a CDS encoding terminase family protein, translating into MTKIWPPCSDASTIALSSLHRTLQDNWSQTALSPADARLLRGAWISEARLSQYPVGLELFGLPPVDNWLVIGGRGSGKTRLGAEWVNALARGLPPFAGHNRHMRIALVGETLGDVREVMVEGASGIAGCGGDDRPRYEPTRRRLLWSSGAVAQAFSSEDPESLRGPQFEAAWCDELAKWKNAEACFDMLQFGLRLGERPRQLVTTTPRATPLLKRLMSDDSFTLTRMRTDENAQNLAAGFIDTIRGRYAGSRLGRQELDGELIEDRADALWTRSGLEAMDGAHGQLSRIVVAVDPPATSRRNSDACGIVVAGLDGQGRAVVLQDGTISAARPQDWAARAIALFHAHEADCIVAEVNQGGEMVTAVLRTIDASVPVRAVRATRGKWLRAEPVAALYAQGRVVHAGRFAKLEDEMCDFGPDGLSGGRSPDRVDALVWAVTDLLLGRQDRPRIRNLS; encoded by the coding sequence ATGACGAAGATCTGGCCGCCCTGCTCGGACGCATCAACAATCGCATTGTCGAGCTTGCACAGGACCTTGCAGGACAACTGGTCGCAAACCGCGCTGTCGCCTGCTGACGCGCGGCTGCTGCGGGGGGCGTGGATCAGCGAAGCGCGGCTGTCGCAATATCCGGTCGGGCTGGAGCTTTTCGGTCTTCCGCCCGTCGACAACTGGCTGGTGATCGGCGGACGCGGCTCGGGCAAGACGCGGCTGGGCGCGGAATGGGTGAACGCTCTGGCGCGCGGCCTGCCGCCCTTTGCGGGACACAACAGACACATGCGCATCGCGCTGGTGGGGGAGACCCTGGGCGACGTGCGCGAGGTGATGGTGGAGGGGGCGTCAGGAATTGCAGGCTGCGGCGGTGACGATCGTCCACGATACGAGCCGACGCGGCGCAGGTTGCTCTGGAGCAGCGGCGCGGTGGCGCAGGCGTTTTCCTCGGAAGACCCCGAAAGCCTTCGCGGGCCCCAGTTCGAGGCTGCCTGGTGCGACGAGCTGGCGAAATGGAAGAACGCCGAAGCCTGCTTCGACATGCTCCAGTTCGGGCTGCGGCTGGGCGAGCGGCCGCGACAGCTCGTGACCACGACGCCGCGCGCGACGCCGCTGCTCAAGCGGCTGATGAGCGATGACAGTTTTACGCTGACGCGGATGCGGACGGACGAGAATGCGCAGAACCTCGCAGCCGGGTTCATCGACACGATCCGTGGGCGCTACGCCGGATCGCGGCTCGGCCGGCAGGAACTCGACGGCGAACTGATCGAGGATCGCGCCGACGCGCTTTGGACGCGCTCTGGCCTCGAGGCGATGGACGGGGCGCATGGGCAGCTCTCGCGCATCGTCGTCGCTGTGGACCCGCCGGCGACGTCGCGGCGGAATTCGGATGCGTGCGGCATCGTCGTGGCGGGGCTGGACGGACAGGGCCGCGCTGTCGTGCTGCAGGACGGGACGATTTCAGCGGCACGGCCGCAGGACTGGGCGGCGCGCGCGATCGCGCTGTTCCACGCACACGAGGCCGACTGCATCGTCGCCGAGGTCAACCAGGGCGGCGAGATGGTCACCGCCGTGCTGCGCACCATCGACGCCAGCGTGCCAGTCAGGGCGGTGCGGGCCACGCGGGGCAAATGGCTGCGCGCCGAGCCGGTCGCAGCACTCTATGCGCAGGGCCGGGTGGTTCATGCGGGCCGTTTCGCCAAGCTCGAGGACGAGATGTGCGATTTCGGTCCTGACGGGCTGTCGGGCGGGCGCTCGCCGGACCGGGTCGACGCGCTCGTCTGGGCGGTGACGGACCTTCTGCTCGGCCGACAGGATCGGCCGCGAATTCGCAACCTTAGCTGA
- a CDS encoding phage portal protein, giving the protein MGWKWPWAKSPGDADLRVERKSAGGYGFVALHTQSEAAWTRPDYAALAREGFMRNPVVHRSVRLISEAAAAMPWLLFEGAQERSDHPLLAMLRQPNPRAGGVAFLEALYGHLLMSGNAYVELVEAGDARELHLLRPDRVAVVADGSGWPMAIEHREGSAKRRIALSGDGEGGALHLTLFHPLDDHYGFPPLQAALMALDIHNAAARWNKALLDNSARPSGALVYAPKEGGNLSEDQYERLKTELEEGYSGATRAGRPMLLEGGLDWKAMGLTPKDMDFIEAKNAASRDIALAFGVPPMVLGIPGDNTYANYQEANRAFYRMTVMPLVTRTASELSGWLGPRFGPDLRLTFDADQIDGLAMERAAVWERVGAADFLSEDEKREAVGYGPRA; this is encoded by the coding sequence ATGGGATGGAAATGGCCATGGGCGAAGAGCCCGGGCGATGCGGATCTGCGCGTCGAACGCAAGAGTGCCGGCGGCTACGGCTTCGTGGCGCTGCATACGCAAAGCGAGGCGGCGTGGACGCGGCCGGACTATGCCGCGCTCGCCCGCGAGGGGTTCATGCGCAACCCGGTCGTGCACCGCTCGGTGCGGCTGATTTCGGAAGCGGCGGCGGCGATGCCGTGGCTGCTCTTCGAGGGCGCGCAGGAGCGCAGCGATCATCCGCTGCTGGCGATGCTCAGGCAGCCGAACCCGCGCGCGGGCGGTGTGGCGTTTCTCGAGGCGCTGTACGGACATCTCCTGATGTCGGGCAACGCCTATGTCGAACTCGTCGAGGCCGGCGATGCGCGCGAACTGCATCTTCTGAGACCGGACAGGGTGGCCGTGGTGGCGGACGGGTCCGGGTGGCCGATGGCGATCGAGCATCGCGAAGGCAGCGCAAAGCGGCGCATCGCGCTCTCCGGTGACGGGGAGGGCGGGGCGCTGCACCTGACGCTGTTCCATCCGCTGGACGATCACTACGGATTTCCGCCGTTGCAGGCGGCGCTGATGGCGCTCGACATCCACAATGCGGCCGCGCGCTGGAACAAGGCGCTGCTCGACAATTCGGCACGCCCCTCCGGTGCGCTGGTCTATGCGCCGAAGGAGGGCGGCAACCTCAGCGAAGACCAGTATGAGCGGCTCAAGACGGAGCTGGAGGAGGGCTATTCCGGCGCGACGCGGGCCGGTCGTCCGATGCTGCTGGAGGGCGGGCTCGACTGGAAGGCGATGGGCCTGACGCCCAAGGACATGGATTTCATCGAGGCCAAGAACGCCGCGAGCCGCGACATCGCGCTCGCTTTCGGGGTGCCGCCGATGGTCCTCGGCATTCCCGGCGACAACACCTACGCGAACTATCAGGAGGCCAACCGCGCCTTCTACCGCATGACAGTCATGCCGCTGGTGACGCGGACGGCGTCCGAACTGTCCGGCTGGCTCGGACCGCGCTTCGGGCCGGATTTGCGCCTGACCTTCGATGCGGACCAGATCGACGGGCTGGCGATGGAACGCGCGGCGGTCTGGGAGCGGGTCGGCGCGGCCGATTTCCTGTCGGAAGACGAAAAGCGCGAGGCGGTCGGATACGGCCCCCGCGCATGA
- a CDS encoding DUF6107 family protein: MTRGTKQMNEAAWLWVAKAAGAVAGSAISLAYILPAEKREAGIRFAIGLVCGLVFGGTAGLKIAVELGIENTLGPFELVLMGSAAASLCAWWALGMLMRAFTGKSVAKTDSDHKRSITDET, encoded by the coding sequence ATGACGAGAGGCACGAAGCAGATGAACGAAGCAGCCTGGCTGTGGGTGGCGAAAGCGGCCGGCGCGGTTGCCGGTTCGGCGATCTCGCTTGCCTACATCCTCCCGGCCGAGAAGCGCGAGGCGGGCATCCGCTTCGCGATCGGCCTCGTATGCGGATTGGTGTTCGGCGGAACGGCAGGCCTCAAGATCGCGGTCGAACTCGGCATCGAGAATACGCTCGGTCCGTTCGAACTGGTTCTGATGGGGTCCGCTGCGGCGAGCCTCTGCGCCTGGTGGGCGCTGGGCATGCTGATGCGCGCATTCACGGGAAAATCCGTCGCGAAAACCGACAGCGATCACAAGCGGAGCATCACCGATGAGACATGA
- a CDS encoding HK97 family phage prohead protease: protein MRHDGPVAGIERKFVDAQIGAVEADGTFSGYASLFGKADLARDVVEKGAFEKALRTRGAGGVRMLFQHDPGQPIGVWTELREDARGLFVRGRLSQGVARAREVRELMRAGALDGLSIGFRTVKASKDRQAGVRRIVEADLWEISVVTFPMLPGARVDSVKGARTLPSVREFERWLTRDAKLTRGEARTVIARGFSDLVRERDAAPGTPESLVERIRRATRMLKQEER, encoded by the coding sequence ATGAGACATGACGGCCCGGTCGCGGGCATCGAGCGAAAATTCGTCGACGCGCAGATCGGCGCCGTCGAGGCGGATGGGACGTTTTCCGGTTACGCGAGCCTGTTCGGCAAGGCCGATCTGGCCCGGGACGTGGTGGAGAAGGGCGCGTTCGAAAAAGCGTTGCGCACCAGAGGCGCGGGCGGCGTGCGCATGCTGTTCCAGCACGATCCCGGCCAGCCGATCGGGGTGTGGACCGAATTGCGGGAGGACGCGCGCGGCCTGTTCGTGCGCGGGCGTCTCTCACAGGGCGTGGCACGGGCGCGCGAGGTGCGCGAACTGATGCGCGCCGGCGCGCTCGACGGACTTTCGATCGGCTTCCGCACGGTGAAGGCCTCGAAGGACCGACAAGCCGGCGTGCGGCGCATCGTCGAGGCGGACCTCTGGGAAATCTCGGTCGTGACGTTTCCGATGCTGCCCGGCGCCCGCGTCGACAGCGTCAAGGGCGCACGCACGCTCCCCTCGGTGAGGGAATTCGAACGGTGGCTGACGCGGGACGCGAAGCTGACCAGAGGGGAAGCCCGCACCGTCATCGCGCGCGGCTTCTCCGACCTCGTGCGCGAGCGGGACGCCGCGCCTGGAACCCCCGAAAGCCTGGTGGAACGCATCCGCCGGGCAACGCGCATGTTGAAACAAGAGGAACGCTGA
- a CDS encoding phage major capsid protein, whose protein sequence is MTITQTAPETKSDAGYSGLSDSFDEFMTTFTDFREANDQRLAQMERRMSADVITTEKVDRISDALDQQKKALDTLVIKGVRPALGRTAKSGSGSPEHKQAFEAYVRTGDDRLLRSLESKAMSYGSGQDGGYLVPDEVETEIGRRLAVISPIRSIASVRQVSGAVLKKPFMVFGPAVGWVAETAARPQTNSPTLDEMQFPTAELYAMPAATASLLEDSIVDLDQWIASEVEVAFAEQEGAAFVNGDGTGKPRGLLDYDQVNETSWVWDRIGYVPTGVAGELPATASSDKLIDAVYALKAGYRQNANWVMNRKTQATIRKLKDADGNYLWQPPATPGSRAMLMGFGLVEAEEMPDIGVDATPIAFGDFQRGYLIVDRAGVRVLRDPYSAKPYVLFYTTKRVGGGVQDFDAIKLLKFSVS, encoded by the coding sequence ATGACGATCACACAGACCGCACCCGAGACGAAATCCGACGCCGGCTATTCGGGCCTGTCGGACAGTTTCGACGAGTTCATGACGACCTTCACGGATTTCCGCGAGGCAAACGACCAGCGCCTGGCGCAGATGGAACGGCGCATGAGCGCCGACGTGATCACCACGGAAAAGGTCGATCGCATCTCCGACGCGCTCGACCAGCAGAAGAAGGCGCTGGATACGCTGGTGATCAAGGGCGTTCGCCCGGCACTTGGCCGGACCGCCAAATCCGGCTCGGGCTCGCCGGAACACAAGCAGGCGTTCGAGGCCTATGTACGCACCGGCGACGACCGCCTGCTTCGCTCGCTGGAAAGCAAGGCGATGTCCTACGGCTCCGGCCAGGACGGCGGCTATCTCGTGCCCGACGAGGTCGAGACGGAAATCGGCCGCCGCCTTGCGGTGATCTCGCCGATCCGTTCGATCGCCTCGGTCAGGCAGGTGTCCGGCGCGGTGCTGAAGAAGCCGTTCATGGTCTTCGGTCCCGCGGTGGGCTGGGTGGCCGAGACGGCCGCGCGTCCGCAGACCAATTCGCCGACGCTGGACGAGATGCAGTTTCCGACCGCCGAACTCTACGCGATGCCGGCGGCGACCGCATCGCTGCTCGAAGACAGCATCGTCGATCTCGACCAGTGGATCGCATCCGAGGTGGAGGTCGCGTTTGCGGAACAGGAGGGGGCGGCCTTCGTCAATGGCGACGGAACGGGCAAGCCGCGCGGCCTCCTCGATTACGACCAGGTGAACGAGACGAGCTGGGTCTGGGACAGGATCGGTTACGTGCCGACCGGTGTGGCCGGTGAACTGCCGGCAACCGCTTCGTCCGACAAGCTGATCGATGCGGTCTATGCGCTCAAGGCGGGGTATCGCCAGAATGCGAACTGGGTGATGAACCGTAAGACGCAGGCGACGATCCGCAAGCTCAAGGACGCGGACGGAAACTATCTGTGGCAGCCGCCCGCGACCCCCGGCTCCCGCGCCATGCTGATGGGCTTCGGTCTCGTCGAGGCCGAGGAGATGCCGGATATCGGCGTCGATGCGACGCCGATCGCGTTCGGCGACTTCCAGCGCGGTTACCTGATCGTCGATCGGGCGGGCGTGCGCGTGCTGCGCGATCCGTATTCCGCCAAGCCGTATGTGCTGTTCTACACGACGAAGCGCGTGGGCGGCGGCGTCCAGGATTTCGACGCGATCAAGCTCCTGAAGTTCAGCGTGTCCTGA
- a CDS encoding head-tail connector protein encodes MALFRTVEPELEPVTLTEIKQQLRVAHDSEDVLLLGLIRAAREEVEASCGLALMNQSWRLTIDRMPASGRVLLHRHPVREIPSVTVYGADGEGALVDPSALELDAKSRPARLHVTQPLAPSKVMNGIEIDFTAGFGEAGTDVPDLLKRAIHTLVAHWYEFRASFDHRQQPMSLPPIYERLVAPYRMRRL; translated from the coding sequence ATGGCGCTTTTCAGAACTGTCGAGCCGGAGCTCGAACCGGTCACGCTGACCGAGATCAAGCAGCAACTGCGCGTCGCACACGATAGCGAGGACGTGCTTCTGCTGGGGCTGATCCGGGCGGCGCGAGAAGAGGTGGAGGCGTCCTGCGGGCTCGCTTTGATGAACCAGTCCTGGCGCTTGACCATCGACCGCATGCCCGCGTCGGGCCGTGTCCTGCTGCACCGTCACCCGGTGCGCGAAATCCCGTCCGTCACCGTCTATGGCGCCGACGGGGAGGGAGCGCTGGTCGATCCGTCGGCCTTGGAGCTCGATGCCAAGTCCCGTCCGGCGCGCCTGCACGTCACGCAGCCGCTTGCGCCGTCCAAGGTGATGAACGGGATCGAGATCGATTTCACGGCGGGCTTCGGCGAGGCGGGAACCGACGTGCCCGACCTTCTGAAGCGCGCGATCCACACATTGGTGGCGCACTGGTACGAGTTCAGAGCGAGCTTCGACCACAGGCAGCAGCCGATGTCGCTGCCGCCGATCTATGAACGGCTGGTGGCACCCTACCGCATGCGGAGGCTGTGA
- a CDS encoding phage head closure protein, protein MRAEFIDPGSLRHEVAVEAAALIPDGAGGHAESWSEIATLFARIEPVSAQARYGADQTLETMTHRITLRFRADIASGMRLRKSSRLFEILTVHDPDETGRYLICRAREDGR, encoded by the coding sequence ATGCGGGCGGAGTTCATCGATCCCGGTTCGCTTCGCCACGAGGTCGCTGTCGAAGCAGCAGCGCTCATACCAGACGGAGCGGGTGGACATGCCGAAAGCTGGTCCGAGATCGCGACCCTTTTCGCGCGCATCGAGCCCGTCAGCGCGCAAGCGCGGTATGGCGCGGACCAGACGCTCGAAACCATGACGCACCGGATTACGCTGCGGTTTCGAGCGGATATCGCAAGCGGCATGAGGCTGCGGAAATCTTCACGATTGTTCGAGATTCTGACCGTCCACGATCCCGACGAGACCGGTCGCTATCTCATATGCCGGGCGCGGGAGGACGGACGTTGA
- a CDS encoding DUF3168 domain-containing protein: protein MASAAIELQKAIYGRLSSDAALNAALGGEHVYDHAPAHVAFPYVTFGRTSIHDWSTGTEDGNEHVFTIHVWSKAQGKSETLELMDMVRARLHDAELTLSEHKLVNLREEFAEARFNEDIAVFHGIARFRAVTEPLD from the coding sequence ATGGCGTCGGCGGCGATTGAACTGCAAAAGGCGATCTACGGGCGGCTGAGTTCCGATGCGGCGTTGAACGCCGCGCTCGGGGGCGAACACGTCTACGACCATGCGCCGGCCCATGTCGCGTTTCCCTATGTCACCTTTGGACGCACCTCGATCCACGACTGGAGCACGGGGACGGAGGACGGCAACGAACACGTCTTCACGATCCATGTCTGGTCGAAGGCGCAAGGGAAATCCGAAACGCTCGAACTGATGGACATGGTTCGGGCGCGGCTTCACGACGCGGAACTGACGCTCAGTGAACACAAGCTCGTCAATCTGCGCGAGGAGTTCGCCGAGGCGCGTTTCAACGAGGATATCGCGGTCTTCCACGGCATCGCGCGCTTTCGCGCCGTGACCGAACCGCTCGATTGA
- a CDS encoding phage major tail protein, TP901-1 family — MAAQKGKDLLLKIDSNGAGSFVTVAGLRTKRLAFNSETVDVTDADSTGRWRELLSGSGVQRARPAGGPTSRRRGSLARIWSTGRRVPRILLRRKIRCRRSMAGAWCRRRA; from the coding sequence GTGGCAGCACAGAAGGGCAAGGATTTGCTGTTGAAGATCGACAGCAATGGCGCGGGCAGTTTCGTGACCGTGGCCGGGCTGCGCACGAAGCGGCTGGCGTTCAACAGCGAGACGGTCGACGTGACCGACGCGGATTCGACCGGGCGGTGGCGCGAGCTTCTGTCGGGCAGCGGCGTGCAGCGTGCTCGTCCGGCGGGCGGTCCGACGTCGCGCAGGCGCGGTTCATTAGCGCGCATATGGAGCACTGGACGCCGGGTTCCCCGTATTTTGCTGCGGCGGAAAATCCGGTGTCGCCGGTCTATGGCGGGCGCATGGTGTCGCCGTCGCGCCTGA
- a CDS encoding phage tail protein: MSAHMEHWTPGSPYFAAAENPVSPVYGGRMVSPSRLTLWAWDARPFPAYPARHDLWRDSGNWHRGHWLNGRLSSATVGDLIAAILRDHGLEDFDTRFVGGSVSGYVIGAPTTARAALEPLAGLCGISVRDDAGRLTFRDEATALGGTVEIDDIVVEDAIATLEKTRAPDGDLPREAELAYADPFLDYQSAVARIALPRANTGRTHRLVFPGYLEEGAALALLDDWVQRMWAGRDGVSFSVPATAIDITPGARISLPEGGQAVDYQVTNVDIGLSRRVSARRVLTGVPKPWRLGASPAVPGAPVIAGMPHALLLDLPAMPGSGVAEDQFRLAAYAKPWRSQAVYVSAEEEGFMLAGTASRQATLGHLAEAIEGGPEGRVDKAGSVVVELYGGSLSSVSEMQFMNGANAAAIRSGDGGWEVLQFADAEEVAPSRWRLTTLLRGQCGTADAAMTGAAAGAPFVLLNEAVARAGLRPEQAGLLLNWRIGPVGHEFGGETFAALQAIGGVRARLPLSPVHLRVARRAGGDSAISWIRRGRIDADSWLADDIPLGEESERYRVEVAAAGGAVVKTVEVAVPGWVYPRAEMVADLPPGTTQLDITVRQISATIGAGLSVRGRLPITLPE; encoded by the coding sequence ATTAGCGCGCATATGGAGCACTGGACGCCGGGTTCCCCGTATTTTGCTGCGGCGGAAAATCCGGTGTCGCCGGTCTATGGCGGGCGCATGGTGTCGCCGTCGCGCCTGACGCTCTGGGCCTGGGATGCGAGGCCGTTTCCAGCCTATCCGGCGCGGCACGATCTTTGGCGCGACAGCGGCAACTGGCATCGGGGCCATTGGCTGAACGGGCGGCTCTCCTCCGCGACGGTCGGCGATCTCATTGCGGCAATCCTTCGGGACCATGGGCTTGAGGACTTCGATACGCGGTTCGTCGGCGGCAGTGTCAGCGGATATGTGATCGGTGCGCCGACCACGGCGCGGGCCGCGCTGGAACCGCTGGCGGGCCTTTGCGGGATTTCGGTTCGCGACGATGCCGGGCGATTGACCTTTCGCGACGAGGCAACCGCGCTCGGCGGGACGGTCGAGATCGACGATATCGTCGTCGAGGACGCAATCGCCACGCTCGAGAAGACCCGCGCGCCGGACGGCGATCTCCCGCGCGAGGCCGAACTGGCCTATGCCGATCCGTTTCTGGACTACCAATCCGCCGTCGCGCGCATCGCGCTTCCCCGCGCAAATACGGGACGGACGCACAGGCTGGTCTTTCCCGGCTATCTGGAGGAGGGCGCTGCTCTCGCCCTGCTTGACGATTGGGTGCAGAGGATGTGGGCAGGGCGGGATGGCGTCAGCTTCTCGGTGCCGGCAACCGCCATCGACATCACGCCGGGCGCGCGCATCTCCTTGCCGGAAGGCGGGCAGGCGGTCGATTATCAGGTCACGAACGTGGATATCGGCCTGAGCCGGCGGGTCAGCGCACGGCGTGTTCTGACGGGTGTGCCGAAACCGTGGAGGCTCGGCGCCAGTCCTGCCGTTCCAGGCGCGCCGGTGATTGCCGGAATGCCTCACGCTCTGCTTCTCGACCTGCCGGCGATGCCCGGATCGGGGGTGGCGGAAGACCAGTTCAGACTTGCAGCCTATGCAAAGCCGTGGCGCAGCCAGGCCGTTTATGTCTCTGCGGAGGAAGAGGGTTTTATGCTCGCCGGCACCGCATCGCGGCAGGCGACGCTCGGGCATCTGGCGGAGGCGATCGAGGGAGGGCCGGAGGGGCGGGTCGACAAAGCGGGATCGGTGGTCGTCGAACTCTATGGCGGATCGCTGTCGAGCGTTTCCGAGATGCAGTTCATGAACGGTGCCAACGCTGCCGCGATCCGATCCGGCGATGGCGGCTGGGAGGTTCTGCAGTTCGCGGACGCCGAGGAAGTCGCGCCGTCGCGGTGGCGGCTGACGACGCTGCTGCGCGGCCAGTGCGGCACCGCTGATGCCGCGATGACGGGTGCTGCGGCAGGCGCGCCGTTCGTGCTGCTGAACGAGGCGGTGGCGAGGGCGGGGCTGAGGCCGGAGCAGGCGGGACTGCTCCTGAACTGGCGGATCGGTCCTGTCGGGCATGAGTTCGGTGGCGAGACGTTCGCCGCATTACAGGCCATCGGGGGCGTTCGCGCCAGACTGCCGTTGTCGCCGGTTCACCTGCGTGTGGCGCGGCGTGCGGGAGGCGACTCCGCGATATCCTGGATACGGCGTGGCCGGATCGACGCGGATAGCTGGCTCGCCGATGACATCCCGCTCGGTGAAGAAAGCGAGCGGTATCGCGTCGAGGTGGCGGCGGCGGGCGGCGCGGTCGTGAAAACGGTCGAGGTGGCGGTACCCGGCTGGGTCTATCCGCGTGCCGAGATGGTCGCCGACCTCCCGCCCGGCACCACGCAACTGGACATCACCGTGCGGCAGATCAGTGCCACGATCGGCGCAGGCCTTTCCGTGCGTGGACGCCTCCCGATCACCCTTCCTGAATGA
- a CDS encoding response regulator transcription factor, whose amino-acid sequence MRILVVEDDKDLNRQITDALTDAGYVVDRAYDGEEGHYLGDTEPYDAVVLDIGLPQMDGISVVERWRRDGRKMPVLILTARDRWSDKVSGIDAGADDYVTKPFHIEEVLARLRALIRRAAGHASSELTCGPLRLDTKASKADVDGVPLKLTSHEFRLLAYLMHHMGEVVSRTELVEHLYDQDFDRDSNTIEVFVGRLRKKMGMDLIETVRGMGYRMRESQG is encoded by the coding sequence ATGCGCATACTCGTTGTCGAGGACGACAAAGACCTGAACCGGCAGATCACCGACGCCCTCACGGACGCCGGCTATGTCGTCGACAGGGCCTATGACGGCGAGGAAGGCCACTATCTCGGCGACACCGAGCCGTATGACGCGGTCGTGCTCGATATCGGCCTGCCGCAGATGGACGGGATCAGCGTGGTCGAGCGCTGGCGGCGCGACGGCCGCAAGATGCCGGTGCTGATCCTCACCGCGCGCGACCGCTGGAGCGACAAGGTCTCGGGCATCGACGCGGGCGCGGACGATTACGTCACCAAGCCGTTTCATATCGAGGAAGTGCTGGCGCGGCTGCGTGCCCTGATCCGGCGTGCTGCCGGACACGCATCGTCGGAACTTACCTGCGGGCCGTTGAGGCTGGACACGAAGGCATCGAAGGCCGACGTGGACGGCGTCCCGCTGAAGCTGACGTCGCACGAGTTCCGCCTTCTCGCCTATCTCATGCATCACATGGGCGAAGTCGTCTCGCGCACCGAACTGGTCGAGCATCTCTACGATCAGGATTTCGACAGGGATTCGAACACGATCGAAGTGTTCGTCGGACGACTGCGCAAGAAGATGGGCATGGATCTCATCGAGACGGTGCGCGGCATGGGCTACCGCATGCGCGAGTCGCAGGGTTGA
- a CDS encoding ATP-binding protein encodes MAFLRNRFNSLTFRVVAFSTVWAIVTLVVIATVISTLFRQASERGFESLLTAHLFNLISSVGVTEDGRLTGTPNLGDLRFTVPQSGWYWVVEPVSGDVTGRLSSLSLTRNIPSPDASVVPFDLDFQRSYETDGLAGEAVEVFESEFVLDAENRVARFRVMGNRTELEADIGDFEQQLYFYLAIFGLSMIAINAIAILIGLRPLLRVRQALAEIRAGAAKRLDGNFPAEIAPLAEETNELIESNRRIVERSRTQVGNLAHSLKTPLAVLTNEARSLGGARGGLIADQAAAMQQQLDHYLQRARMAAQRDTIVFRTSANATLTRMARVMDKLNPRMRLDVNLPSEEIVFAGEREDLEEIAGNLLENAMKWGRKVAALSIRPAPDEDGHRAFAMVIEDDGPGIPEEKARDALVRGRRLDETKPGTGLGLAIVADLVKEYGGTLHLSRSDLGGLKVTVTLRRAQE; translated from the coding sequence ATGGCGTTCCTGAGAAACCGCTTCAATTCACTCACATTCCGCGTCGTGGCTTTTTCCACCGTCTGGGCGATCGTCACGCTGGTGGTGATCGCGACGGTGATCTCGACGCTGTTTCGGCAGGCGAGCGAGCGCGGGTTCGAAAGCCTGCTCACCGCGCATCTCTTCAACCTGATCAGTTCCGTGGGCGTGACCGAGGACGGCCGGCTGACGGGGACGCCCAATCTCGGCGATTTGCGGTTCACCGTGCCGCAATCGGGCTGGTACTGGGTGGTCGAACCCGTCTCGGGCGACGTGACGGGCCGATTGTCGTCGCTTTCCCTGACGAGAAACATCCCGTCGCCGGATGCGTCGGTGGTGCCGTTCGACCTCGACTTCCAGCGCAGTTACGAGACCGACGGGCTGGCCGGCGAGGCGGTCGAAGTCTTCGAAAGCGAGTTCGTGCTCGATGCCGAGAACCGCGTGGCGCGGTTTCGCGTGATGGGCAATCGCACGGAACTCGAAGCGGATATCGGCGACTTCGAGCAGCAGCTCTACTTCTACCTCGCGATCTTTGGCCTGAGCATGATCGCGATCAACGCGATCGCCATCCTGATCGGACTGAGGCCGCTTCTTCGTGTGAGGCAGGCTCTGGCCGAAATCCGCGCCGGCGCTGCCAAGCGTCTGGACGGAAACTTTCCGGCGGAGATCGCGCCGCTGGCCGAGGAGACGAACGAACTGATCGAGAGCAACCGGCGCATTGTCGAGCGATCGCGGACGCAGGTGGGCAATCTCGCGCATTCGCTCAAGACGCCGCTTGCGGTGCTGACGAACGAAGCCCGCTCGCTGGGCGGAGCGCGGGGCGGACTGATCGCGGACCAGGCGGCGGCGATGCAGCAGCAACTCGACCATTATCTGCAGCGCGCCCGGATGGCGGCGCAGCGCGATACGATCGTTTTCAGGACATCCGCCAACGCGACGCTGACCCGTATGGCGCGGGTCATGGACAAGCTCAATCCCCGGATGCGCCTCGATGTGAACCTGCCGAGCGAGGAAATCGTCTTCGCGGGCGAGCGGGAGGATCTGGAGGAGATCGCGGGCAACCTTCTCGAGAATGCCATGAAGTGGGGGCGCAAGGTCGCGGCGCTGTCGATACGGCCCGCACCGGATGAAGACGGCCATCGCGCCTTCGCCATGGTGATCGAGGATGACGGGCCCGGCATTCCGGAAGAAAAAGCGCGCGACGCGCTCGTGCGGGGCCGGCGGCTTGACGAGACGAAACCCGGAACGGGCCTCGGGCTGGCGATCGTCGCAGACCTCGTCAAGGAGTATGGCGGCACCCTGCACCTGTCGCGCTCCGATCTTGGTGGCCTAAAGGTCACAGTGACGCTTCGTCGGGCTCAGGAATAG